A genomic stretch from Gavia stellata isolate bGavSte3 chromosome 24, bGavSte3.hap2, whole genome shotgun sequence includes:
- the LOC104260891 gene encoding globoside alpha-1,3-N-acetylgalactosaminyltransferase 1 isoform X1 codes for MISRKVLGSLTCFVVVTVFIWITVGNGKVHYLPYYLPCPEIFSMKLQYTEKKLIQLFPQLFYQQPRVLAPKRQDVLTVTPWLAPIIWEGTFNSEILDSAYRPLNLTIGVTAFAIGKYTRFVGRFLESAEKHFMKGYRVNYYIFTDNPEPIPNVQLQPGRRFAIVPIKKYPSWQEISMRRMEAINKHIAETSHQEVDYLFCLDIDMVFYNAWGPETLGDMVAAIHPGYFNVPRSQFPYERRSSSAAYIPDGEGDFYYGGAVFGGLVKKVYEFTKTCHMTILTDKANGIMAAWQEESHLNRHFLSHKPSKVLSPEYLWDDRKPKPPEIHLIRFSAVDKNYKEVRD; via the exons ATGATTTCCAGGAAAGTGTTGGGGTCTCTTACCTGTTTCGTTGTTGTTACCGTGTTTATCTG GATTACAGTTGGGAATGGAAAAGTGCACTACCTCCCATATTACCTTCCTTGCCCGGAAATCTT CTCCATGAAACTCCaatacacagaaaagaaactaatCCAGCTTTTCCCCCA attattttatcAGCAGCCAAGAGTGCTGGCTCCAAA gcGTCAGGATGTGCTGACAGTCACACCGTGGCTGGCCCCCATTATCTGGGAAGGAACCTTCAATTCTGAGATCCTAGACAGTGCCTACAGGCCACTGAATCTCACCATAGGAGTGACAGCCTTTGCCATTGGAAA ATACACAAGGTTTGTGGGCCGCTTCTTGGAGTCAGCAGAGAAACATTTCATGAAAGGCTATCGGGTGAACTATTATATCTTCACTGACAACCCTGAGCCAATTCCCAATGTCCAGCTGCAACCTGGACGAAGGTTTGCCATCGTCCCCATCAAGAAATACCCCAGCTGGCAAGAGATCTCCATGCGCAGGATGGAGGCCATAAACAAGCACATAGCGGAGACGAGCCATCAGGAGGTGGACTACCTCTTCTGCCTGGACATCGACATGGTGTTCTACAATGCCTGGGGGCCTGAGACCCTGGGTGATATGGTAGCAGCCATACATCCTGGCTATTTCAATGTCCCTCGAAGCCAGTTCCCTTATGAGAGGAGGAGCTCTTCAGCAGCCTACATCCCTGATGGAGAGGGGGACTTCTACTACGGAGGAGCCGTGTTTGGAGGGCTGGTCAAGAAAGTCTATGAGTTCACCAAGACTTGCCACATGACAATCCTGACGGACAAAGCCAATGGGATCATGGCAGCCTGGCAGGAAGAAAGCCATCTCAACAGGCACTTCCTCTCCCACAAACCCTCCAAGGTGCTTTCTCCAGAGTATTTATGGGATGACAGGAAGCCAAAGCCCCCTGAAATTCACCTCATACGTTTTTCCGCAGTGGATAAGAACTACAAAGAGGTACGAGATTGA
- the LOC104260891 gene encoding globoside alpha-1,3-N-acetylgalactosaminyltransferase 1 isoform X2 — translation MKLQYTEKKLIQLFPQLFYQQPRVLAPKRQDVLTVTPWLAPIIWEGTFNSEILDSAYRPLNLTIGVTAFAIGKYTRFVGRFLESAEKHFMKGYRVNYYIFTDNPEPIPNVQLQPGRRFAIVPIKKYPSWQEISMRRMEAINKHIAETSHQEVDYLFCLDIDMVFYNAWGPETLGDMVAAIHPGYFNVPRSQFPYERRSSSAAYIPDGEGDFYYGGAVFGGLVKKVYEFTKTCHMTILTDKANGIMAAWQEESHLNRHFLSHKPSKVLSPEYLWDDRKPKPPEIHLIRFSAVDKNYKEVRD, via the exons ATGAAACTCCaatacacagaaaagaaactaatCCAGCTTTTCCCCCA attattttatcAGCAGCCAAGAGTGCTGGCTCCAAA gcGTCAGGATGTGCTGACAGTCACACCGTGGCTGGCCCCCATTATCTGGGAAGGAACCTTCAATTCTGAGATCCTAGACAGTGCCTACAGGCCACTGAATCTCACCATAGGAGTGACAGCCTTTGCCATTGGAAA ATACACAAGGTTTGTGGGCCGCTTCTTGGAGTCAGCAGAGAAACATTTCATGAAAGGCTATCGGGTGAACTATTATATCTTCACTGACAACCCTGAGCCAATTCCCAATGTCCAGCTGCAACCTGGACGAAGGTTTGCCATCGTCCCCATCAAGAAATACCCCAGCTGGCAAGAGATCTCCATGCGCAGGATGGAGGCCATAAACAAGCACATAGCGGAGACGAGCCATCAGGAGGTGGACTACCTCTTCTGCCTGGACATCGACATGGTGTTCTACAATGCCTGGGGGCCTGAGACCCTGGGTGATATGGTAGCAGCCATACATCCTGGCTATTTCAATGTCCCTCGAAGCCAGTTCCCTTATGAGAGGAGGAGCTCTTCAGCAGCCTACATCCCTGATGGAGAGGGGGACTTCTACTACGGAGGAGCCGTGTTTGGAGGGCTGGTCAAGAAAGTCTATGAGTTCACCAAGACTTGCCACATGACAATCCTGACGGACAAAGCCAATGGGATCATGGCAGCCTGGCAGGAAGAAAGCCATCTCAACAGGCACTTCCTCTCCCACAAACCCTCCAAGGTGCTTTCTCCAGAGTATTTATGGGATGACAGGAAGCCAAAGCCCCCTGAAATTCACCTCATACGTTTTTCCGCAGTGGATAAGAACTACAAAGAGGTACGAGATTGA